A single Pseudomonas sp. HN11 DNA region contains:
- the serS gene encoding serine--tRNA ligase, whose translation MLDSKLLRSNLQDVADRLASRGFALDVSRIEALEEQRKTVQTRTEALQAERNARSKSIGQAKQRGEDIAPLMADVERMGTELSEGKVELDKIQTELDSILLGIPNIPHESVPIGADEDGNVEVRRWGTPKAFDFEIKDHVALGELTGGLDFETAAKMSGARFALLRGPIARMHRALAQFMINLHTGEHGYEEAYTPYLVQAPALMGTSQLPKFEEDLFKISRDGEADLYLIPTAEVSLTNIVAGEILDAKQLPIKFVAHSPCFRSEAGASGRDTRGMIRQHQFDKVEMVQVVEPSMSMEALEGLTANAERVLQLLELPYRVLALCTGDMGFSAVKTYDLEVWVPSQDKYREISSCSNCGDFQARRMQARFRNPETGKPELVHTLNGSGLAVGRTLVAVLENYQQADGSIRVPEVLKPYMAGVEVIR comes from the coding sequence ATGCTCGATTCCAAACTGTTACGTAGCAACCTTCAGGACGTAGCGGACCGCCTGGCATCCCGTGGCTTTGCCTTGGATGTCTCGCGCATCGAAGCGCTGGAAGAACAGCGCAAGACCGTCCAGACCCGCACCGAAGCACTGCAGGCTGAGCGTAATGCGCGTTCCAAATCCATCGGTCAGGCCAAGCAGCGCGGCGAAGACATCGCGCCGCTGATGGCAGATGTCGAGCGCATGGGCACCGAGCTGTCCGAAGGCAAGGTCGAGCTGGACAAGATCCAGACCGAGCTGGATTCGATCCTACTGGGCATCCCCAACATCCCCCACGAATCCGTGCCGATTGGCGCAGACGAAGACGGCAACGTCGAAGTGCGTCGTTGGGGCACGCCTAAAGCCTTCGATTTCGAGATCAAGGACCACGTCGCCCTGGGCGAATTGACCGGTGGCCTGGATTTCGAAACCGCCGCCAAGATGTCCGGCGCGCGCTTTGCCTTGCTGCGTGGCCCGATCGCGCGCATGCACCGTGCCCTGGCGCAGTTCATGATCAACCTGCACACCGGCGAACACGGTTACGAAGAAGCCTACACCCCTTATCTGGTGCAGGCGCCGGCGCTGATGGGTACCAGCCAGCTGCCGAAATTCGAAGAAGACCTGTTCAAGATCAGCCGCGACGGCGAAGCCGACCTTTACCTCATCCCCACCGCCGAAGTGTCGCTGACCAACATCGTCGCTGGTGAGATCCTCGACGCCAAGCAACTGCCGATCAAGTTCGTCGCCCATAGCCCGTGCTTTCGCAGTGAAGCCGGCGCGTCGGGTCGCGATACCCGCGGCATGATCCGCCAGCACCAGTTCGACAAGGTCGAGATGGTGCAGGTGGTCGAGCCGTCGATGTCCATGGAAGCCCTGGAAGGCCTGACCGCCAACGCCGAACGCGTCCTGCAACTGCTGGAGCTGCCATACCGCGTACTGGCGTTGTGCACTGGCGACATGGGTTTCAGCGCTGTGAAGACCTATGACCTTGAAGTGTGGGTGCCGAGCCAGGACAAGTACCGCGAGATTTCGTCGTGCTCCAACTGCGGTGATTTCCAGGCCCGTCGCATGCAGGCGCGCTTCCGTAACCCGGAAACCGGCAAGCCGGAGCTGGTGCACACCCTCAACGGTTCCGGCCTGGCTGTAGGCCGTACCCTGGTGGCGGTGCTGGAAAACTATCAGCAGGCCGACGGTTCGATCCGCGTACCGGAAGTGCTCAAGCCGTACATGGCGGGCGTTGAGGTCATCCGCTAA
- the cysG gene encoding siroheme synthase CysG — protein sequence MEFLPLFHNLRGSRVLVVGGGEIALRKSRLLADAGALLRVVAPQIEDQLTALVLGSGGELILRGYQEADLDGCTLIIAATDDEPLNAQVSSDAKRRCVPVNVVDAPALCSVIFPAIVDRSPLVIAVSSGGDAPVLARLIRAKLETWIPSTYGQLAGLAARFRAQVKGLYPDVQQRRAFWEEVFQGPIADRQLAGQGDEAERLLIEKVNGAPPYAPGEVYLVGAGPGDPDLLTFRALRLMQQADVVLYDRLVAPAILELCRRDAERVYVGKRRADHAVPQDQINQQLVDLAKQGKRVLRLKGGDPFIFGRGGEEIEELAAHGIPFQVVPGITAASGCAAYAGIPLTHRDYAQSVRFITGHLKDGTSDLPWHDLVGPSQTLVFYMGLIGLPIICEQLIKHGRAPDTPAALIQQGTTSNQRVFTGTLADLPRMVAEHEVHAPTLVIVGEVVVLREKLKWFEGAQSQI from the coding sequence ATGGAATTTCTGCCGCTGTTTCATAACCTGCGCGGCAGTCGTGTGTTGGTCGTCGGTGGTGGGGAGATTGCCTTGCGCAAATCCCGGCTGCTGGCCGACGCCGGTGCGTTGCTGCGGGTGGTTGCTCCCCAGATCGAAGACCAGCTCACGGCGCTGGTACTGGGCAGTGGCGGAGAACTGATATTGCGCGGTTATCAGGAGGCGGACCTTGACGGTTGCACCCTGATCATCGCGGCAACCGACGACGAGCCGCTGAACGCGCAAGTGTCCAGCGATGCCAAGCGCCGCTGCGTACCGGTCAATGTGGTGGATGCGCCAGCCTTGTGCAGCGTGATCTTCCCGGCGATTGTCGATCGCTCACCCTTGGTGATCGCGGTGTCCAGCGGCGGTGATGCGCCGGTGCTGGCGCGCTTGATCCGCGCCAAGCTAGAAACCTGGATTCCGTCCACTTACGGTCAATTGGCCGGGTTGGCGGCGCGTTTTCGTGCGCAGGTCAAAGGTTTGTATCCGGATGTGCAGCAACGTCGGGCGTTCTGGGAAGAGGTTTTCCAAGGCCCGATTGCCGACCGTCAATTGGCAGGTCAAGGCGATGAGGCTGAGCGTCTGTTGATCGAAAAGGTCAATGGCGCGCCGCCCTATGCGCCGGGTGAGGTTTACCTGGTAGGTGCGGGCCCCGGTGACCCGGACCTGCTGACTTTCCGTGCCTTGCGCCTGATGCAGCAGGCCGACGTGGTGCTCTACGACCGTCTGGTCGCCCCGGCGATCCTGGAGCTCTGCCGCCGTGACGCCGAGCGCGTGTATGTCGGCAAGCGCCGCGCCGACCATGCCGTGCCTCAGGACCAGATCAACCAGCAACTGGTGGACCTGGCCAAGCAGGGCAAGCGCGTGCTGCGCCTCAAGGGTGGCGATCCGTTCATCTTTGGCCGGGGTGGCGAAGAGATCGAAGAACTGGCGGCCCACGGCATCCCGTTCCAGGTGGTGCCGGGGATCACCGCGGCCAGCGGTTGCGCGGCGTATGCCGGGATTCCGCTGACCCATCGCGATTATGCGCAGTCGGTGCGGTTTATCACCGGGCATCTGAAGGACGGGACATCGGACCTGCCTTGGCATGATCTGGTGGGGCCTTCGCAGACCCTGGTGTTCTACATGGGGTTGATTGGCTTGCCGATCATCTGCGAGCAACTGATCAAGCATGGGCGTGCACCGGATACCCCAGCAGCGCTGATCCAGCAGGGCACCACGTCCAACCAGCGCGTGTTTACCGGCACGCTGGCGGACCTGCCGCGCATGGTGGCGGAGCATGAAGTGCATGCGCCGACGCTGGTAATCGTGGGTGAAGTGGTGGTGTTGCGCGAGAAGCTCAAGTGGTTTGAGGGCGCTCAGTCCCAAATCTGA
- a CDS encoding glutathione S-transferase family protein: MGLLIEGHWKDQWYESSADGAFQREQAQRRNWVTADGAPGPSGEGGFKAEAGRYHLYVSLACPWAHRTLILRKLKGLESQIDVSVVSWLMLENGWTFDKAHGSTGDKLDDFAFMHQRYTADTADYTGRVTVPVLWDKKLKRIVSNESAEIIRMFNSAFNELTGNTLDFYPEPLRATIDTLNERIYPAVNNGVYRAGFATSQQAYESAFEDVFAQLDQLEQHLGDHRYLAGEYLTEADVRLFTTLIRFDAVYYSHFKCNLRRIADYPNLSSWLRELYQWPGVAETVDFAHIKGHYYASHRTINPTGIVPKGPLQKFDEKHDRERLSGKSVFVAQ, encoded by the coding sequence ATGGGCTTGCTGATCGAAGGACACTGGAAAGACCAGTGGTACGAAAGTAGCGCAGACGGCGCATTCCAACGGGAACAGGCGCAACGCCGGAACTGGGTGACCGCCGACGGTGCGCCTGGCCCGAGTGGTGAGGGTGGTTTCAAAGCCGAAGCCGGTCGTTACCACCTCTATGTTTCTCTCGCCTGCCCCTGGGCCCATCGCACCCTGATCCTGCGCAAGCTCAAAGGCCTGGAAAGCCAGATCGATGTGTCCGTGGTCAGTTGGCTGATGCTGGAAAACGGCTGGACCTTCGATAAGGCCCACGGCTCGACCGGCGACAAACTCGACGACTTTGCCTTCATGCACCAGCGTTACACCGCCGACACTGCCGACTACACCGGGCGCGTCACCGTCCCGGTACTGTGGGACAAGAAGCTCAAGCGCATCGTCAGCAATGAATCGGCGGAGATCATCCGCATGTTCAACAGTGCGTTCAATGAGTTGACCGGCAATACCCTCGACTTCTACCCCGAGCCGCTGCGCGCGACCATCGACACGCTGAACGAGCGCATCTACCCTGCTGTGAACAACGGCGTGTACCGCGCGGGCTTCGCGACGTCGCAGCAGGCATATGAGAGTGCATTTGAGGATGTATTCGCGCAGTTGGATCAACTGGAACAGCATCTGGGCGACCATCGCTACCTGGCCGGCGAGTACTTGACCGAAGCCGATGTGCGGTTGTTTACCACACTGATCCGCTTTGATGCAGTGTATTACAGCCACTTCAAATGCAACCTGCGCAGGATTGCGGATTATCCGAACCTGTCGAGCTGGTTAAGGGAACTGTATCAATGGCCGGGTGTGGCCGAGACGGTGGATTTTGCGCACATCAAGGGGCATTACTATGCCAGCCACCGGACAATCAATCCGACGGGAATTGTGCCGAAGGGGCCGTTGCAGAAGTTTGATGAAAAGCATGATCGAGAAAGGTTGAGCGGCAAATCTGTATTTGTCGCCCAGTAG
- a CDS encoding replication-associated recombination protein A has product MDLFRSDPIAQPLAARLRSTNLDEYVGQEHLLARGKPLREALEQGALHSMIFWGPPGVGKTTLARLLAKVSDAHFETVSAVLAGVKEIRQAVEVAKQQAGQYGKRTILFVDEVHRFNKSQQDAFLPYVEDGTLIFIGATTENPSFELNNALLSRARVYVLKSLDEAAMRKLLQRALNEDKGLGKRQLSVSEEGFKILLAAADGDGRRFLNLVENASDLAEDGSEIGVDLLQSLLGDTRRRFDKGGEAFYDQISALHKSVRGSNPDGALYWFARMIDGGCDPLYLARRVVRMASEDIGNADPRALSLCLAAWDVQERLGSPEGELAVAQAITYLACAPKSNAVYMGFKSALRAAAEYGSLEVPMHLRNAPTKLMKQLGYGDEYRYAHDEPDAYAAGEDYFPDELEPLPLYQPVPRGLELKIGEKLSHLAQLDRLSPKQRRK; this is encoded by the coding sequence ATGGACCTGTTTCGAAGTGACCCGATTGCCCAGCCATTGGCCGCGCGCTTGCGTTCGACCAACCTGGATGAGTACGTCGGTCAGGAACACCTGCTGGCTCGCGGCAAGCCTTTGCGCGAAGCCCTGGAGCAGGGTGCGCTGCACTCGATGATTTTCTGGGGGCCGCCGGGGGTGGGCAAGACCACCTTGGCGCGGTTGCTGGCAAAGGTCTCGGATGCGCACTTTGAAACAGTCTCGGCGGTCCTGGCAGGGGTCAAGGAGATCCGCCAGGCGGTGGAAGTTGCCAAGCAACAGGCCGGTCAATACGGCAAGCGCACTATCCTGTTTGTCGATGAAGTGCACCGCTTCAACAAATCGCAGCAGGATGCGTTTTTGCCCTATGTGGAAGATGGCACGCTGATCTTTATCGGCGCCACCACCGAAAACCCTTCGTTCGAACTGAACAACGCATTGCTCTCGCGGGCGCGGGTCTATGTGCTGAAAAGCCTGGACGAGGCCGCCATGCGGAAGCTGTTGCAGCGGGCCCTGAATGAAGACAAGGGCCTGGGTAAGCGGCAACTCAGCGTCAGCGAGGAGGGCTTCAAGATCCTGCTGGCCGCCGCCGATGGTGATGGTCGCCGCTTTCTCAACCTGGTGGAGAACGCCTCCGACCTGGCCGAAGACGGCAGCGAGATTGGCGTCGACCTCCTGCAAAGCCTGCTCGGCGACACGCGGCGGCGTTTCGACAAGGGCGGTGAAGCCTTCTACGACCAGATCTCGGCCCTGCATAAATCCGTGCGCGGCTCCAACCCGGACGGCGCGCTGTACTGGTTCGCGCGCATGATCGACGGTGGTTGCGACCCGCTGTACCTCGCCCGCCGCGTCGTACGCATGGCCAGCGAAGACATCGGCAACGCCGACCCGCGCGCATTGAGCCTGTGCCTTGCCGCCTGGGACGTGCAGGAGCGCCTCGGCAGCCCGGAAGGCGAGCTGGCGGTGGCCCAGGCCATCACCTATCTTGCCTGTGCGCCGAAGAGCAACGCGGTGTACATGGGCTTCAAGTCGGCCCTGCGTGCCGCCGCCGAATACGGCTCCCTCGAAGTGCCGATGCACCTGCGCAACGCGCCGACCAAGCTGATGAAACAACTGGGTTATGGTGATGAATATCGCTACGCCCATGATGAACCGGACGCCTATGCGGCCGGTGAAGACTACTTCCCCGATGAACTTGAGCCACTCCCGCTCTATCAGCCAGTGCCCCGTGGCCTGGAACTGAAGATTGGCGAAAAGCTCAGTCACCTCGCACAACTCGATCGACTCAGTCCCAAACAGCGGAGAAAGTAG
- the aat gene encoding leucyl/phenylalanyl-tRNA--protein transferase translates to MLTWLQRDSLTFPPLAKAMREPNGLLAAGGDLSAERLVQAYRHGCFPWFSEGQPILWWSPDPRTVIFPDELHVSRSLGKLLRQQRYTVTFDQDFAAVIQACAAPRAYADGTWITESIQSAYLELHQRGYAHSVEVWEDGNLVGGLYGLAMGQLFFGESMFSRADNASKFGFATLTHQLQEWGFVLIDCQMPNDHLHSLGARAISRNDFAGFLRDHLDQPSTGPWVS, encoded by the coding sequence ATGCTGACCTGGTTACAACGCGATTCTCTGACGTTCCCTCCATTGGCCAAGGCCATGCGTGAACCCAATGGCCTACTCGCCGCCGGTGGCGATTTATCGGCCGAGCGGCTGGTACAAGCCTATCGCCATGGCTGCTTCCCGTGGTTTTCGGAGGGACAGCCTATCCTCTGGTGGTCGCCCGACCCGCGCACCGTCATATTCCCCGACGAACTGCACGTATCGCGCAGCCTGGGCAAGCTGTTGCGCCAGCAGCGCTACACGGTGACCTTCGATCAGGACTTCGCCGCCGTCATCCAGGCCTGCGCCGCACCGCGTGCCTATGCCGACGGCACCTGGATCACCGAAAGCATCCAAAGCGCCTACCTGGAACTGCACCAGCGGGGCTACGCGCATTCGGTGGAGGTTTGGGAAGACGGCAATCTGGTGGGGGGCTTGTATGGCTTGGCGATGGGCCAGCTGTTTTTTGGCGAGTCCATGTTCAGCCGCGCCGACAATGCCTCGAAATTCGGCTTCGCCACGCTGACCCACCAATTACAAGAATGGGGCTTTGTACTGATCGACTGCCAGATGCCCAACGATCATCTGCACAGCCTGGGCGCTCGCGCCATATCCCGCAACGACTTCGCAGGTTTCCTGCGCGACCATCTGGATCAACCCAGCACTGGACCGTGGGTTTCCTAG
- a CDS encoding TusE/DsrC/DsvC family sulfur relay protein gives MNTLTVGARTLELDKDGYLADLNDWSTEVAQALAAAEALELTPAHWEILELLRQFYAEFQLSPATRPLIKYTALKLGPEKGNSLHLNKLFNGTPAKLAAKLAGLPRPTNCL, from the coding sequence ATGAACACCCTGACCGTAGGCGCACGCACCCTGGAACTGGACAAGGACGGCTATTTGGCTGATCTGAACGACTGGTCCACTGAGGTCGCGCAGGCCCTGGCTGCCGCCGAGGCGCTGGAGCTGACCCCGGCCCACTGGGAAATTCTCGAACTGCTGCGCCAGTTCTATGCCGAATTCCAGCTGTCCCCGGCCACGCGTCCGCTGATCAAGTACACCGCCTTGAAACTCGGCCCGGAAAAGGGCAACAGCCTGCACCTCAACAAACTGTTCAACGGCACTCCCGCCAAACTCGCCGCCAAGCTGGCGGGCCTGCCCAGGCCGACGAATTGCTTATGA
- the lolA gene encoding outer membrane lipoprotein chaperone LolA gives MRLIRMLLLPALALTAVSAHADPASVASLKNLLDKSQTLTARFSQLTLDAGGTQLQETAGEMAVQRPGLFYWHTEGKAEQTIVSDGQKVTLWDPDLEQATIKKLDPRLNQTPALLLSGDVSKINDSFDITSKQTSNVIEFTLKPKSKDTLFDTLSLSFGNGVINNMRLVDSVGQRTDILFSGVKANQPVPASKFKFDIPKGADVIQE, from the coding sequence ATGCGCCTTATCCGCATGCTGTTGTTGCCGGCACTGGCCCTGACTGCTGTTTCGGCCCACGCTGACCCGGCCTCCGTGGCCAGCCTGAAGAACCTGTTGGACAAATCCCAGACCCTGACCGCGCGCTTCTCGCAGTTGACGCTCGATGCTGGTGGCACCCAGTTGCAGGAAACTGCAGGCGAAATGGCCGTGCAGCGTCCTGGCCTGTTCTACTGGCACACTGAAGGCAAGGCTGAACAGACCATCGTGTCTGATGGCCAGAAGGTCACGCTGTGGGACCCGGACCTGGAGCAGGCCACCATCAAGAAGCTCGACCCGCGCCTGAACCAGACCCCCGCGTTGTTGCTGTCGGGTGATGTGTCGAAGATCAACGACAGCTTCGACATCACCTCCAAGCAAACCAGCAACGTGATCGAGTTCACCCTCAAGCCGAAATCCAAGGACACGCTATTCGATACGCTGTCCCTGTCGTTCGGCAATGGCGTGATCAACAACATGCGCCTGGTCGACAGTGTCGGCCAACGCACCGATATCCTGTTCTCCGGGGTCAAGGCCAACCAGCCGGTGCCTGCCTCCAAGTTCAAGTTCGACATCCCCAAGGGTGCCGACGTGATCCAGGAATAA
- a CDS encoding DNA translocase FtsK, with translation MKKSAATPKAAVVPAWRQHLHYRLKEGALIAIGALCLFLMMALLTYGKDDPGWSHNSKIEDVQNFGGPAGSYSADILFMVLGYFAYIFPLLLAIKTWQIFRQRHEPWQWSGWLFSWRLIGLVFLVLSGAALAHIHFHAPTGLPAGAGGALGESLGDLARRSLNIQGSTLMFIALFLFGLTVFTDLSWFKVMDVTGKITLDLLELFQGAANRWWAARVDRKRMVAQLREVDTRVNEVVAPTTPDRREQAKVKERLIEREQALSKHMSDREKQVPPVIAPAPPKAPEPSHRVQKEKQAPLFIDSAVEGTLPPISILDPAEKKQLNYSPESLAAVGHLLEIKLKEFGVEVSVDSIHPGPVITRYEIQPAAGVKVSRIANLAKDLARSLAVTSVRVVEVIPGKTTVGIEIPNEDRQIVRFSEVLSTPEYDNFKSPVTLALGHDIGGKPVITDLAKMPHLLVAGTTGSGKSVGVNAMILSILFKSGPDDAKLIMIDPKMLELSIYEGIPHLLCPVVTDMKDAANALRWSVAEMERRYKLMAKMGVRNLSGFNAKIKEAQERGETIDDPLYKRESIHDEAPKLTKLPTIVVVVDEFADMMMIVGKKVEELIARIAQKARAAGIHLILATQRPSVDVITGLIKANIPTRMAFQVSSKIDSRTIIDQGGAEQLLGHGDMLYMPPGTSLPIRVHGAFVSDDEVHRVVEAWKLRGAPEYNDDILTGVEEAGSGFDGGSGGGDDDAETDALYDEAVAFVLESRRASISAVQRKLKIGYNRAARMIEAMENAGVVTAMNTNGSREVIAPGQMRD, from the coding sequence TTGAAGAAATCCGCCGCAACACCTAAAGCAGCAGTCGTGCCGGCCTGGCGCCAGCACCTGCATTATCGTCTCAAGGAAGGTGCGCTGATCGCGATCGGCGCGCTGTGCCTGTTCCTGATGATGGCCTTGCTCACTTACGGCAAGGATGATCCGGGCTGGAGCCACAACAGCAAGATCGAAGACGTGCAGAACTTCGGCGGGCCTGCCGGTTCCTACAGCGCCGATATCCTGTTCATGGTGCTGGGTTACTTCGCCTATATCTTCCCCTTGCTGCTGGCGATCAAGACCTGGCAGATCTTCCGTCAGCGCCACGAGCCATGGCAGTGGAGCGGCTGGCTGTTCTCCTGGCGCCTGATCGGCCTGGTGTTCCTGGTGTTGTCCGGCGCTGCGCTGGCGCATATCCATTTTCATGCACCGACCGGCCTGCCGGCGGGCGCGGGCGGGGCGCTGGGCGAAAGCCTGGGCGACCTGGCGCGCAGGTCCCTGAATATCCAGGGCAGCACGCTGATGTTCATCGCACTGTTCCTGTTCGGCCTCACAGTGTTCACCGACCTGTCGTGGTTCAAGGTGATGGACGTGACCGGCAAGATCACCCTCGACCTGCTGGAGCTGTTCCAGGGTGCCGCCAACCGTTGGTGGGCAGCCCGAGTCGATCGCAAGCGTATGGTCGCCCAGTTGCGCGAGGTGGATACCCGCGTCAATGAGGTAGTGGCTCCGACCACACCGGATCGGCGCGAACAGGCTAAGGTCAAGGAACGCCTGATCGAGCGCGAGCAGGCCTTGAGCAAGCACATGTCGGACCGCGAGAAGCAGGTGCCGCCGGTGATCGCCCCGGCACCGCCCAAGGCCCCCGAGCCGAGCCATCGCGTGCAGAAAGAGAAACAGGCGCCGCTGTTCATCGACAGCGCCGTCGAAGGCACCTTGCCGCCGATCTCGATCCTCGATCCGGCCGAAAAGAAACAACTCAATTACTCACCGGAATCCCTGGCGGCCGTCGGCCATCTGCTGGAAATCAAGCTCAAGGAATTCGGCGTCGAAGTGTCGGTGGATTCCATCCATCCCGGCCCGGTGATCACCCGGTACGAAATCCAGCCGGCCGCCGGCGTGAAGGTCAGCCGCATCGCCAACCTGGCGAAGGACCTGGCCCGTTCCCTGGCCGTGACCAGCGTGCGTGTGGTCGAGGTCATCCCCGGCAAGACCACCGTGGGTATCGAGATTCCCAACGAAGACCGCCAGATCGTGCGCTTCTCCGAAGTACTGTCGACCCCGGAGTACGACAACTTCAAATCGCCGGTCACCCTGGCCCTGGGCCACGATATCGGCGGCAAGCCGGTGATCACCGACCTGGCGAAAATGCCGCACTTGCTGGTGGCCGGTACCACCGGTTCCGGTAAGTCGGTGGGTGTGAACGCGATGATCCTGTCGATCCTGTTCAAGTCCGGTCCGGACGACGCCAAGCTGATCATGATCGACCCGAAGATGTTGGAGTTGTCGATCTACGAAGGCATTCCACACCTGCTCTGCCCGGTCGTCACCGACATGAAGGACGCCGCCAACGCCCTGCGCTGGAGCGTCGCCGAGATGGAGCGCCGCTACAAGCTGATGGCGAAGATGGGCGTGCGGAACCTGTCGGGCTTCAATGCCAAGATCAAGGAAGCCCAAGAGCGCGGCGAGACGATCGATGACCCGTTGTACAAGCGCGAAAGCATTCACGACGAAGCGCCGAAACTGACCAAGCTGCCGACCATTGTGGTGGTGGTCGACGAATTCGCCGACATGATGATGATCGTCGGCAAGAAGGTCGAAGAGCTGATCGCGCGTATCGCCCAGAAGGCGCGGGCTGCGGGTATTCACTTGATCCTCGCCACCCAGCGTCCGTCGGTGGACGTGATCACGGGTTTGATCAAGGCCAACATTCCGACGCGCATGGCGTTCCAGGTGTCGAGCAAGATCGACTCGCGGACCATCATCGACCAGGGCGGCGCCGAACAACTGCTCGGCCACGGTGACATGCTCTACATGCCGCCGGGCACCAGCCTGCCGATCCGCGTCCACGGCGCGTTTGTTTCCGACGATGAAGTCCATCGTGTAGTAGAAGCGTGGAAGCTGCGTGGCGCGCCGGAATACAACGACGATATTCTCACGGGTGTTGAAGAGGCCGGCAGTGGCTTCGACGGCGGCAGCGGCGGCGGCGACGATGATGCCGAAACCGACGCGCTGTACGACGAGGCCGTGGCCTTCGTGCTGGAAAGCCGTCGCGCCTCCATTTCGGCAGTGCAGCGTAAACTGAAGATCGGCTACAACCGCGCCGCCCGTATGATCGAAGCCATGGAAAACGCCGGCGTCGTGACCGCAATGAACACCAACGGCTCGCGCGAAGTGATTGCCCCTGGGCAGATGCGCGACTGA
- the crcB gene encoding fluoride efflux transporter CrcB, which translates to MFKTILAVSAAGIAGTLLRFAAGTWVSAHWPKHFYAATLAVNLVGCLIIGLLYGWFLLRPEVPIEIRAGLIVGFVGGLTTFSSFSLDTLRLLESGQALTAFGYLGISVFGGLLATWAGLSLTKL; encoded by the coding sequence GTGTTCAAGACGATTCTTGCCGTGTCCGCAGCCGGCATCGCTGGTACATTATTGCGTTTCGCCGCCGGCACTTGGGTCAGCGCCCATTGGCCGAAGCATTTTTATGCGGCGACCCTGGCGGTCAACCTGGTGGGTTGCCTGATTATCGGCTTGCTGTACGGCTGGTTCCTGTTGCGCCCGGAAGTGCCGATTGAAATTCGCGCCGGCTTGATTGTCGGCTTTGTAGGCGGTCTGACGACCTTTTCATCCTTTTCACTGGATACGCTACGCCTGCTGGAAAGCGGGCAGGCCCTGACCGCCTTCGGGTACCTGGGCATCAGCGTGTTCGGCGGGCTGCTCGCCACCTGGGCCGGCCTGTCCTTGACCAAACTTTGA
- a CDS encoding glycosyl transferase family protein produces the protein MTDFAPLTLEPPAEHPFAQFVRILGKGKRGARNLTREEAREAMGMLLDEKVEDTQLGAFLMLLRHKEESPEELAGFTEAVRERLDAPALNVDVDWPTYAGKKRHLPWYLLAAKCLAQNGVRILMHGGGTHTAGRLYTEQLLEGLQIPLCRNWQQVEAAYAQGNLAFIPLGDWAPQLQRMIDLRNTLGLRSPIHSLARLLNPLSARLGLQSIFHPGYQGVHRDASGLLGDNVIVVKGDGGEIEINPDSASHLYGTTGGESWDEAWPALSIQRHVKPATLEPEHLKALWRGDVEDSYPQLALIATMALALRGLGHPREQAFAMAQQYWDARDKSI, from the coding sequence ATGACCGACTTTGCCCCGCTGACCCTCGAACCCCCTGCCGAACACCCGTTTGCGCAGTTCGTGCGCATCTTGGGTAAAGGCAAGCGCGGCGCGCGCAACCTAACCCGCGAGGAGGCCCGCGAAGCCATGGGCATGTTGCTCGACGAAAAAGTCGAAGACACCCAGCTCGGCGCTTTCCTGATGCTGCTGCGCCACAAGGAAGAAAGCCCGGAAGAACTCGCCGGTTTCACCGAAGCCGTGCGTGAACGCCTGGATGCCCCGGCGCTGAACGTGGACGTCGACTGGCCGACCTATGCCGGCAAGAAGCGCCATTTGCCGTGGTACCTGCTGGCCGCCAAGTGCCTGGCGCAAAATGGCGTGCGCATCCTTATGCACGGCGGCGGCACGCACACGGCAGGCCGGTTGTACACCGAACAATTGCTGGAAGGCTTGCAGATCCCCCTGTGCCGGAACTGGCAACAGGTCGAGGCGGCTTACGCGCAAGGCAACCTGGCATTTATCCCGCTGGGCGATTGGGCGCCGCAACTGCAACGCATGATCGACTTGCGCAACACCCTGGGCCTGCGCTCGCCGATTCACTCCCTGGCGCGTTTGCTCAATCCCTTGAGTGCGCGCCTGGGCCTGCAGAGTATCTTCCATCCGGGTTATCAGGGTGTGCACCGCGATGCCAGCGGCCTGCTCGGCGACAACGTGATCGTGGTGAAGGGCGATGGCGGCGAGATCGAGATCAACCCCGACTCGGCCAGCCATCTCTACGGCACCACCGGCGGCGAAAGCTGGGACGAAGCGTGGCCCGCCCTCTCCATCCAGCGCCACGTCAAACCGGCCACACTCGAACCGGAACACCTGAAGGCGCTGTGGCGCGGTGATGTCGAAGACAGTTACCCGCAACTGGCATTGATCGCGACCATGGCCCTGGCTTTGCGCGGCCTGGGCCATCCACGGGAACAAGCGTTCGCCATGGCCCAGCAATATTGGGATGCGCGGGACAAATCGATTTAA